CAGGACCCCCCCTTCGACATGAACTACATTACCTCGACGCATCTTCTGGAACGGCTGCAGCCCCGAACGATCGTCGCCAATGAGCCGGCCTGGGTTCGTAACATGCCGGAGAAGATCTTTGTCACGGAATTCTCCGACCTCATGCCCGAGACTCTCATCACCAAGGATGCCGCAGAGGTTGCCGCGTTCCGCGCCGAGTTCGGCGAGATCGTGATGAAGCCCCTTTACGGCAATGGCGGTGCCGGCGTCTTCCATCTGACGCGGGACGACAGGAACCTCTCATCCTTCATGGAGACATTCGCGCTTCTGTTCCGCGAGCCCTTCATCGTGCAGCGCTACCTGCCGGATGTGCGCAAGGGCGACAAACGGGTGATCCTCATCGACGGCGAGCCCGTAGGCGCGATCAACCGGGTGCCCTCCGATACGGATGCACGGTCCAACATGCATGTCGGCGGCCGGGCGGAGCCGGCCGACATCACGGATCGCGACCGCGAGATCTGCGCCCGTATCGGCCCGGCCCTGCGCGAGCGCGGGCAACTCTTCGTCGGAATCGACGTGATCGGCGATTATCTGACCGAGATCAACGTGACTTCCCCGACCGGGATACGGGAGGTGCGCCGCTTCGGCGGCGCGGATATCGCCGCGCTCTTCTGGGACAAGATCGAGGATCGCACCTAGCCCCGCCGCCCGGGCGCGCCTAGTGCCGCATTCGGCGCAGCGCCAGGGCGGATGCCTTTTCGGCTATGTCCAGGTAACGGCTGGCGATCTCTTCGCACAGTTCGGCAAGCTCCGCCGGGCTGCCATGCCACTCGGCGGCCTCTTCGGCCGCCTTGATGGCTTCGGCCTGCGCCATGCGGATCAACCTTGCAAGCGCGGCGTCACCGCCGCCGGTACTCTTCTTTGCCTGATTCATGATGCAGTCTCTGCCATGTTTCCCGACTCTCGCATCGTCCGCCCGAAGCTGCGCCACGCCATCGTAGCGGACCGCATGCCGATCGGCCGCGATCACCCGACCACCGAGACATAGGATGGCCGCGCCCGGATCAACACCGAACGTAGGTCCTTGAAACTCGGAGTCGAAGAAGCCGCCCCCATGGGTTGCGCGCACAGCTCGGAAACGACGCGCTTGACCGCGACATGATATCATATAGTCATCCGCATGTTTTAATCCAGGATTCGGTATCATGATGATCGCCAGGGTTCGCACGGTGGCCTTTCAGGGCGTGGAAGCCATTCCCGTCGATGTCGAGGTGATGGTGGCACCGGGCAAAGTGGGTATCCAGATCGTCGGGCTGGCCGACAAGGCAGTTGCCGAAAGCCGCGAGCGGGTCCAGTCCGCGCTTCATGCGTCGGGGCTGGCGATGCCGCCCAAGCGGGTCACCATCAATCTGGCGCCAGCCGACCTGCCCAAGGAAGGCAGCCACTATGACCTGCCGATCGCGCTGGGGCTGATGGCCGCGCTCGGCGCAATTCCGCCGGGAGAGCTTTCCGGTTACGCGGTGCTGGGAGAGCTGTCATTGGACGGCAGCATCGTGCCGGTCAACGGTGTGCTCCCGGCTGCAATGGCCGCCAATTCCGTCGGTCTGGGGCTCATCTGCCCGCATGCCTGCGGATCGGAAGCCGCCTGGGCCAGCGCCGACATGCGTATCGTGGCCGCCGGCAACATCATCCAGATCGCAAACCACTTCCGGGGCACGCAAACGCTGGAGCGTCCGACGCCCATCATGCGCGCAGCCCCGGCATCGTCGCTGGACATGGCCCATATCAAGGGCCAGGAGGAGGCACGGCGCGCATTGGAGGTTGCGGCAGCGGGCGGACACAACCTTCTGTTCTGCGGGCCGCCCGGCTCCGGCAAGTCGATGCTCGCCCAGCGCCTGCCATCCATCCTGCCGCCTCTGTCGCCCCGCGAACTGCTGGAGGTCTCGATGATCTCCTCCATCGCCGGGGAACTGGCCGAGGGACGCCTGTCGACCCGCCGGCCGTTTCGCGCCCCTCACCATTCGGCCTCGATGGCGGCGATGGTCGGCGGTGGGCCGAAGGCACGCCCGGGAGAGGTGTCCATGGCGCACCAGGGCATCCTGTTCCTGGACGAACTGCCCGAATTCTCACCGGCCGTGCTGGATTCGCTGCGCCAGCCGATCGAAAGCGGCGAAGCCGTCGTCGCGCGGGTCAACCACCGCATCACCTATCCGGCACGCTTCCAGCTCATCGCGGCGATGAACCCGTGCCGGTGCGGCATGGCGGGCGAGCCGGGCCATGTGTGCGCGCGGGGGCCGCGATGCCAGAGCGATTATCAGGCCCGCGTTTCCGGACCGTTCATGGACAGGATCGACCTGCGCATGACCGTGCCGGCCGTGACGGTGGCCGACCTGATGGTCCGGAAATCGTCGGAAACGTCTGCCGACATCGCGGAGCGGGTCGCCGCCGCGCGGCTGATCCAGCATCGCCGCTACAGCGCGATGGGCCTGGCCGAAGGCTACGTCAATGCCCGCTGCTCGGCCGCCGAAATCGAGGCAGCGGCCGCGCTGGACGCAGATGGCCGTGCAATGATGGGGGCGGCGGCCGACCGCCTGCGGCTATCGGCGCGCGCCTTCCACCGCATCCTCAAAGTGGCGCGCACCTTGGCCGACCTCGACGGGGAAGAACCGGTCGGACGGCAACATCTGGCCGAGGCTCTCGCCTATCGCGTCGGGCCTCAGGCCACCACGGCGGCTTGAGACCCGGCAAGAAGCGCGGCGAACTCCGGCTGGTCCGCCAGCCGAACCTGCGGCCGTGGGCCCATCTGCCGGATGATATGGGCCGCAGCGGTAGCACCCAGTGCGGCGCTGGAGCCGTGGTCCAGCCCGGCCGTGTAGCCGCGCAGGAAACCGGAAGCGAACAGGTCGCCCGCCCCTGTCGTATCGGCGACGTCCGCGACGCGCCGTGCGGGATAGGCCGCCTGTGCGCCCCCCTCCACCACGACACATCCCTTTTCGCTGCGTGTGACCACGGCCACCTTGCGCGTGTCGCGCCCGATGGCATCGAGTGCGGTCTGCAGGTCGCGGGTCTCGTACAGGGCCAGCGCCTCCTCCTCGTTGGCGAAGACGATGTCGACCGTGCCGGAACGCATCAACTGGAGGAACTCCTCCCGGTGCCGGTGCACGCAGAACGAGTCGGAGAGCGTCATGGCAACCTCGCGCCCCGCGGCGTGCGCCGCCGCCGCGGCCTTCAAGATACCCTCCTTGGCGCGTGGCGGGTCCCAAAGATAGCCTTCGAAGTAGCAGACCTTCGCCGCAGCGACGATCGTCTCGTCGACATCCTCCGGACCGAACTCGACGCAGGCGCCGAGATAGGTGCACATCGAGCGCTCTCCATCGGGCGTCACGAAGATCATGCAGCGCGCCGTGGACGGACCGTTACGCAGTGGCACCGACTCGTAATGGGCGCCGACGGCACGGATGTCATGGGTGAAGATGCCGCCGAGGGTGTCGTCGGCCACCTTGCCGAAATAGGCCCCGCGACCGCCCAGCGACGCAAAGCCTGCCAGCGTATTGCCGGCACTGCCGCCGGACATCTCGATCGCCGGTCCCATGCCCCCGTACAGCGCGATCGCCCGCGCCTCGTCCACCAGCGTCATCGCACCCTTTTCCACGCCGAGCGTTTCGAGCGCGGCGTCGTCGGTACGCGAAAGCACATCGACGATGGCATTGCCGATGGTCAGAAGATCGAATTCCTGCATGAACGCTCTCGTCAGGATGGGAAACAGGCGCTTGGATAACCCTTCCCGGCACATTTGGCGAGAGGAACCACCACCGCCCCTTAAAGCATTGAAGAATATTAAATCTCAGGTTTCTTTTGGCGCCACGCGAAATAGCGTCAAGTAGGCGTCCCTGACCTATAGGTTCCGTCCATGGTAGCGCCCCTTACGCCCAGCCCGTTCGCAAACTCCGTCTCTTACGCCCTGGTGTCGCGCGGCGCGACGCTGCCCGTCGCACGGGGGCGCTCGATGCAGATCGAGGCGCAGCCGCGCGGCCACTTCAGGCTGGTCAAGATCACCGAACGCGGCGAGGAAGCCGTCGATCGCGTCATCGCGATGTCCACCCCCGACAACGATCTCGTGCTGCTGACCGACGATGGCACGAAGATCGTCGTGCGCAACTTCTTCGCCACCGAAGGCGTCTCCGTCGAGCTGCCGCAGCAGGACGGGCAGGCCAGGACGATCGACGGGTCCACGCCGCGCCCGACGTCCTCCTCCGGCGGTTTCGATGTCCTGCACACCTATGGCGACGGGCAGGCGCTGGCCAGCCTGGCCCACGACTTCGCGGCCCAGTACGACGTCCTTGCCGCAGACCGGTTCGAGCTTTCGACGCAGTCATTGAACCATTCTCCGCTGGCTGCGGGCTTCTCGCCGCAGACGCTCGTCCTTATCGGCGGGGCGCTGCTCGGCGGCGGCATCCTCGCCGCCGCCGGCGGTGGAAGCGGCGGCGCGGCTGCGACGGCAACGGACCCGTCCACAGGTCCGTCCCCGGACACGACGGCGCCGAAAACCCCCAGGCTGACGATCGATCCGGTCACCGGCGACAACTATCTCAGCGACGGCGAGCTGTCAGGCGCGATCACCGTTTCCGGCACCGCCACCGACATCGCCGACGGCACCTCGGTCATCGTATCTTGGGGTGCGGCCCGCGTGACGGCGGTCGTGGAGGACCAGGCATGGCAGGCCACGTTCGAAGCGGGAGCCATTCTCGCCACCGCCGACTATACCAACATTTACGCCATGACCGGAGAGACGGTCGCCGGCGCCAAGGTGACGATCTCGGCGCTCGAGCGGCCTTCGCTGTCGATCGATGTCGTTTCGAGCGACGATCAGGTCACCGATGCGGAGCGCAGTTCCGGTGTGACGGTGAGCGGTGTTGCGTCGAACGTCGAAGCCGATTCGATTGTCGTCGTCGAATGGGGTACGACGACGAAAAGCGTGACCCCGTCCGGTACCGGGCGCTGGTCCGTAACCTTCACCGAAGACGAGATTCCGCAGGATACGGCCGACGCCACCTTTACGGTCCGCGCAAGCGTGGGGGGCTTTGCCCTCGCCTCGCGCGATGTACGGATTGCGGCGTCCCCCGTCGATCCGGAGCCGCAGATCGCCCGTATCACGATAGATGCCGTCTCCGGTGACGACGCCGTAAGCTACATCGAGCGCGGCTCCGACGTGACAGTCACGGGCACGGCCGAAAACCTGGCGGACGGTGTCCAGGTGACGGTCTCGTGGGGGCAATCGAGCCGGCAGGCCAGCGTGACGAACCATAGCTGGAGCGTGGTCTTCACGCCCGGGGACATTCCCGTGCAAGATGCCACCATCCATGCCGCCGCGGCGGACGGAACGCAGAGCCCGCCCACCGACAGCCGCGCCGTCTCGGTTGCATACCCGATCGTGACGGCATCCGACCTCGACCGGGACATCGGTGGCTTCGCGGTGATGAGCCCGGTGACCGGACAGGGAATCGGAGCCCTGGTCGCGGCCGCAGGCGATGTAAACGGAGACGGGTTCGACGACATGCTCGTCGGTACGGCTTCGGGAAGCACGGCCTATGTCGTGTTCGGAAGCAGCATCCGCGCCGCGTCGGGCCAGGCGGGCACGGCCGGCCTGCCGGCCCTGGAGATCCGCTCCCAGACCGGCGCGGGCAACCACCTGACGGCCGTTTCCGCCGCAGGCGACGTCAATGCGGACGGCTTCGCCGACCTGATCGTGTCGGTGGATGGCGGATCGCACCCGGACCGTGCCTATGTCGTCTTCGGCAAGAGCACGACGCAGGCGGTCAGCCTGTCGAACATAGCCGCAGGGAACGGGGGATTCGCGATCGAGATCCCGCAGGACCAGGACTCCCTGTCGGTCAGCGCCGGCGGCGACATCGACGGCGACGGCCTGGCCGATCTTCTGGTCGGAGCTCCAACCGCATCCGGGCAGCCCGGCGGCGGCGGGGCCTATGTCATCTATGGCTCGACGTCGGGTGCCTTCGCACATTCGGCGTTCACGCAGACCGGCGGCGTCGGCGACGATGTCATGTCCGACGCCGGCCAGCCTGCAGTGATCGCCGGCGGCGCGGGCGACGATACGTTATCGCTGTCGCGTGGCGGGTCCATCGGGCTTGGCGGGGCCGGAGACGATACGCTCGTCATCGGCATCGATTTCCTGCTGGAGGGCCTCGCCGGCGCCGTGAACGGCCGGATCTCGCATCTGGATGGCGGCAGCGGGGTGGACACGCTCAAGATCGTCGGCAGCGGAATCGTTCTCGACCTCACGGCCCTCCAAAACCCCGGCATAGGCCTCGAGCACGGAGCCGGACGACTGTCCGGCATCGAGCGCGTCGACCTGACCGGCTCGGGCGACAACCGGTTGAAGATATCCATAGAGGACATCATCGACCTGTCCTCGGCCAACGTCTTCAACGCGGGCAACGGGTGGACGGGCCTTGCCGCTACGGTTCACGACCATCAGATGGTCATAAACGGAAACGCGGGCGACCGAGTGGAGCTGGCATCCCAACTGGGTTGGAGCAGCGGCGGCGACGCAACCCTGGACGGCGTCATGTACCACATCGTACGCAATGCATCCGCCGGCACGGCACTCTATATACAGGACGGAGTCACCGGACCGCTGACGATCTGACCGAGGTACTGTCGCATATGATACTTTCCTCCGCCCGCCTTGCCCTGCGCGACATCGTCTCGCCGCCGTTCCGCTCGACCCTGTGGAAGGTGCTCGGCCTGACGGCCGTGGTGCTGGTGGCACTGTGGTTCGGCGTGCGGTGGCTGTTCGCGGCGGTGGCCATTCCGTTCTTCGCCGACTTCGCGCCGGACATGCCGGCCTGGATCGACAATGCCGGCGCCTTCGCCGGCATCGCGGCGGGTATCGTCCTGGCAGTCCTGATGGCCTTTCTGATCGCGCCCGTCAGCGCCATCATCGCCGGACTGTTCCTCGACGACGTCGCCGAGGCGGTGGAAAGAAAGGATTATGCAGACCAGCCGGAGGGCCGCGCCTTGCCGTTGGTGCGCGGCATGGTCCTGTCCGTCAAGTTCTTCGGCATCGTCATCCTTGGCAACCTCATCGCCTTCGCGCTGCTGTGGGTGCCGCTGGTCAATGTCGGCGCTTTCTTCGTGGTCAACGGCTACCTGCTCGGCCGCGAATATTTCCAGTTCGCGTCCCTCAGATACCGCTCGGAAGACCAGGCAGCCGCCATGCGCAACCGTAACGGCGGGCGTATCTTCATTGCCGGCCTGGTCATTGCCGCGTGCCTTGCAATTCCCATTGTCAACCTGCTCACGCCGCTCTTTGCCGCCGCGATGATGGTGCATCTGCACCAGAAACTATCCCGGCGCGAAGGCGGTGTTCCCCAACCCGGCCCGGTTATCTAGCCGACCGCCGTCACCGGCGGACGCGGCTGCTCTCCGGCAGGGCGTGTCTCCAACCGTATCAGCGGGGCCGGCACGTCGGTGGTCTTTACCTCGGCCTTGCACAGGTCGGCGATGATGCAGGCCGGGCAATCGGGCTTGCGCGCCTTGCAGACATAGCGCCCATGCAGGATCAGCCAGTGGTGGGCGTGTCGCAGATAACCATCCGGGATGATGCGCAGGAAATTGCGCTCGACCTCTTCCGGCGTCTTGCCCGGCGCGATCCGAAGCCGGTTGCCGATCCGGAAGATGTGGGTGTCGACGGCCAGCGTCTCCTTGCCGAAGGCCGTATTCAGGACCACGTTGGCCGTCTTGCGGCCGACGCCGGGCAAGGCTTCCAGCGCTTCGCGCGTATCGGGCACCTGCCCGCCGTGGTTTTCCACCAGCGATTTCGATAGCAGCCAGACATTGCGTGCCTTGTTGCGGAACAGGCCGATCGTGCGGATTTCCTCCCGGATGGCGTCCTCGCCAAGGGCTGCCATATCGGCCGCATTGTCCGCCCTGGCAAACAATCCGCGCGTTACCCGGTTGACGCCGGCATCGGTGGCTTGCGCCGAAAGCACGACCGCGACAAGCAGGGTAAAGGGGTTCGTATGCTCGAGTTCCGGCTGCGGCTCGGGCCGCTGCACGGCGAATCTGCGGAAGATCTCGCCGATCTCCGCCGGGCTGTACGGGATTTTCGGCGCACGGGGCGCCCTCTTTCGCGCTGTCGGCGCCATGGTGTATCCTGCTTTCTCAGTCTGCCCGACAGGTGAACCGAGGATGCCGGACGAGGAAAGCGAAAACCCCAACGAGCGGCCGCTTTTCCACGCGCTGTTGACGCCCTATCGCTCGTTGGGGCGCAAGGGATTCACCGTCGTCATGGCCGGCTTCGGCGGCATCAGCCTCCTGACCGGACTGGTTTTTCTATCCAAGGGCGCCTGGCCCATCTTCGGCTTCTTCGGCCTCGATGTGCTCGCACTGTGGATCGCCTTCCGCGCCAACTACCGCGCCGCCCGCGCGCGGGAGGAAGTCAGCGTATCGCGCACGCGCCTCACGATCCGCAAGACCTCGCCCCGCGGCGATGTCCGCGAAGACAATTACAACCCGTTCTGGGCCCGGTTCGACGTGCAGCGTCACCACGAATTCGGTGTCACGCGGATGGCCGTTTCCGGCAATGGGCGCGCCACCGAGATCGGCTCCTTCCTGAACCCGGACGACCGGGAAACCTTCGCCGCCGAGTTCGGCCGCGCCCTGGCGACGGCCCGGCGCGGCTGAATCCGGCTCAGGCGTCCAGCACGTCCTTCGACGCCACCGAGGAATCGGCGTTCAGCTTGTAGACGATGGGTACGCCGGTCGCGATTTCCGCGTTGACGATCTCGTCCGGCGACAGGCCTTCCAGTGCCATCACCAGCGCGCGCAACGAGTTGCCGTGCGCCGCCACGATGACGTTGCCGCCACCCAGCACCTGCGGCTGTATGGTGTGGATATAGTAAGGCCAGACCCGCGCGCCGGTATCCTTGAGGCTTTCGCCGCCCGGTGGCGGCACATCGTAGGAACGGCGCCAGACATGGACCTGCTCCTCGCCCCATTTCGCCCGCGCATCATCCTTGTTGAGCCCGGAAAGATCGCCATAGTCGCGCTCGTTCAGGGCCTCGCTGCGCTCCGTCGGGATCTCGGCCTGGCCAAGCGTCCCCTGAAGAAGCGACAGCGTGCGCTGCGCGCGCGACAGGTTGCTGGTGAAAGCCCGGTCGAAGACGAGGCCGGCCGCCTTCAACCGCTCGCCGGCGGCCTTTGCTTCTTCCACGCCCTTCTCGGTGAGGTCCGGGTCGCGCCAGCCGGTGAACAGGTTCTTGAGGTTCCAGTCACTCTGGCCGTGTCTTACGAGAACGAGGGTCCGCACCATGTGCACTCCGTTGAATGTCAGATCGAAAGAACGTCACGCATGGAATACAGGCCGGGCGCCTGCCCGCCTGCCCAAAGCGCCGCCTTCACGGCGCCACGCGCGTAGATTGCGCGGTCGTCGGCGCGGTGCACCAGTTCGATGCGCTCGCCCTCCCCCGCGAAGATGACCGAGTGGTCGCCGATCACGGAACCGCCGCGCAGCGTGGCGAAACCGATGGCGCCGGTGGGCCGTGGGCCGGTATGACCGTCGCGCACGCGCACGGAGGCGTCGGAAAGGGCAGTCGCGCGCCCCGCGGCGGCGGCCTCGCCCAGAAGCAGCGCCGTGCCGGACGGCGCGTCCACCTTGTGACGGTGATGCATCTCGGCGATCTCGATGTCGAACCCATCGGCGCCCAATGCCTGCGCCGCGCGCTCCACAAGGGCCGCCAGCATGTTGACGCCGAGGCTCATATTGCCGGATTTGACGATCCGCGCGCCCGATGCGGCAGCCTGTGCCACCGCGGCGTCGTCCTGAGCGGAAAAGCCGGTCGTGCCGATGATGTGCACAAGCCCGTGCTGCGCCGCCAGTTCCGCGACGGCGATAGAATAGGCCGGGGCTGTGAAGTCCAGGATCCCGTCGGTATCCGCCAGGACGGGCTCCAGTGCATCGGTGACGATTGTTCCGATCTCGCCGAGGCCGGCAAGTTCGCCGGCATCGTGCCCCAGCACGGGAGAGCCCTTGCGCTCGATGGCGGCAGCCAGCGTGACGCCCGGCGTCTCCTCGATGATACGGACGAGGTTCCTGCCCATCCGTCCGGCCGCCCCCAGAACGACGAGTCTCATCCGTTACTCTCCCGCATCGTCGACATGGCTACTCCCTGCGTCCGGACAGGCCGATCTCGCCGGCCGCCTGCAGGCTGTGGAACTTCGCATACAGGCTGCCACCCCGGGCAACAAGGTCGGAATGGGTGCCGCTTTCCGCGACGCGGCCGTTTTCGACCACCAGGATCTGGTCCGCGCCGACGATGGTCGACAGGCGATGCGCCACCACCAGCACGGTCTTCTCACGCATGATCTCGGTCAAGGCGCGCTGGACCAGCGTCTCCGACTGGGTATCGAGCGCCGACGTCGCTTCGTCCAGGATGAGGATCGGGGCCCCGCGCACGAGCGCCCGGGCAATGGACAGACGCTGCCGCTGCCCGCCCGAAAGCGTCATTCCGTTCTCGCCCACCGGCGTATCGTAGCCGAGGGGCTGGGCCAGGATGAACTCCTCTGCCTGCGCCATGCGCGCGGCAGCCTCGATCTCTTCGTCCGTGGCATCGAGACGACCGTAGCGCAGATTGTCGCGGATGGTGCCCTCGAACAGCACGGCCTGCTGCGGCACATAGGATACCTGCGCCCGCAGCGACCGCTTGCTGACGCCGGAAATGTCCTGCCCGTCGATCGTGATCCGGCCCGAAGACGGCTCATAGAAGCGCTCGATCAGCGAGAGGATGGTGGATTTGCCACCGCCCGATGCGCCGATGATGGCCGTCGTGCGGCCGGCCGGGGCGGTAAAGTCCACCTGACGCAGCACGGGCTCGCCGGCAGAATAGGCGAAGCTGACATTCTCGAAGCGGATTTCGCCGCCACTGACCTTCAGGTCGGGCGCGCCCGGCGCATCCGGCTTGCGAGGCTTGAGGTCGAGGATTTCGTAGATCATGCGCGCATTGACCAGCGCGCGCTCCATCTCCACCTGCAGCCGTGCCAGCCGGCGGGCCGGGTCGTAGGCCAGGAGAAGCGCGGTGATGAAGGCGAACATCGCGCCCGGCGAATGGCCGTAGACGATGGCGCGGTATCCGGACCAGCCGATGACGCCCGCGACGGCAAGGCCGGCGATGGTTTCCATGATGGGGCCCGAGCGTTCGGTAATGGCGGCGATGCGGTTGGCGCGCTCCTCCGCCGCCTCGACCAACCGGTCCGTGCGCCGGCGCAGCGCCTCTTCCATGGTGAACGCCTTGACCACCTGGATTCCCTGCGCCGCCTCCTGCATGGAGCCGACCACCTGGGCATTGAGGTCGATGGACTGGCGGGTGGCCCGCCTCAGCTTGCGCGACAGGCGCCCGATCATGATGGCAACCGGCGGCCCCGCCAGAAGGGCGATCCCCGACAGGACGGGGTCCTGCCAGATCATCACCCCGATCAGGAAGACAAGGGTAAGGAGATCGCGGGCCAGCGACGTGACGGTGAGGTTCAGCGTATCGCGGACACCCGTCACGTTCTGGCTGATGCGCGCCGCGAGCTGGGCCGAACGCGTCTCGCCGAAAAAGTCGACCGACAGCTCGGTAAGGTGGGTGAACAGGCGCTTCTGGTAGCGCGCGACGATGTCATTGCCGATGCGGGCCAGGATCACGCCCTGGATATAGCTGGCAACGCCGCGGATCAGGAAGGCCGCGAAGACGGCAAGCGGCAGCGTCAACAGCAGGGCTCGGTTGCGCTCGACGAAGATCTCGTCGATCACGCTCCGCATGATCCAGGCCAGGAAGGCCGTCGACAGCGCCACGAGGATCAGGCACACGATGGCGATCGCATAGCCCCTGACGTGCGAGCGCCCGTTTTCGGCGAGGATGCGCCGCAGCAACTTGTATGCCTCGCCCCTTTCCTGCCCGTCGGCCAGCGAAAGGTTCTTCTGTCTACTCACGGCCGGCTCGTCCCGTTCATCGTGCCGCTCGCTTTAATGCATTTCCAGCCGAAGCGGAAACGCTTCGGCGTCGAACAGTGCGGCGATGTAAAAATCCGGGCATCTATCCGCCCGGTCAGGCGGCCCAGCGCCGCCCGCTGGTTTCCAGGCCGAAGAAGCGCGGATTGCGCGCATAGGCCGCCATGCCGACCAGGGCCGCCATCGTTTCCGTCACCGCAAATAGCGGCATATCGCGCAGGAGGGCGGAATGCGGCGCCTTGTCCTCGAAGGCGGCGCGCACCAGTTCGGGCTCGATCAGGGGCACGATGCGCTGGAAGATCCCGCCGGCGATGTAGACGCCGCCCCGCGCCATGAAGATGAGGGCAAGGTCGCCCGCGACGCGGCCGAGGCATGTGGCAAACAGGCGTACCGCTTCCAGCGCCTCGGCCTCGCCGCGGGCGGCCGCCTCCGTGACGTCGGCCGGGTCGGCGTGCCTGCGCTCCTTCCCATCGGCCGTGCAGATGGCCTTGTAGAGATTGACGAGACCCCGGCCGCTCAGCACCTCCTCGGCGGAAACGCGCCCTTCGATGCGGTCGAGATGCGGCCATATCTCGAGGTCGCGCGCGGTTCGCGGGCCAAGGTCGATATGCCCGCCCTCGCCGGCGACGGGAATCCACATGCGCCGGGCGCGGACGAGGCCGGCGACGCCGAGCCCGGTTCCGGGGCCAAGCACGGCGCGGCTGGCCCCCTCCCGTGCCACGCCGCCGCCGATCTGCTTGCGGCCGGTTTCCGGCAGGGCCGAGACGGCCAGGGCCTGCGCCTCGAAATCGTTCATCACCACGATTTCCTCAAATCCGAGGTCGCGCATCAGCACCTTGGGACGCACGATCCACGGGCTGTTGGTCAGGTCGATCTCGTCGCCGTCGATCGGCCCGGCGATGGCCAGCACCGCCGAGTTGGGCTGCACGGAGGTCTTGTCCAGCACGGCGGCCTGGATGGCGTGGTCGATGTTGGGATAGTCCGCCGTCTTGACCACGGGGAACAGCTTCGGCTCGGCATAGGCATCGACCAGAAGCGCAAAGCGCGCGTTCGTGCCGCCGATGTCGGCCAGGAGGA
This genomic window from Aureimonas sp. OT7 contains:
- a CDS encoding DUF2244 domain-containing protein; protein product: MPDEESENPNERPLFHALLTPYRSLGRKGFTVVMAGFGGISLLTGLVFLSKGAWPIFGFFGLDVLALWIAFRANYRAARAREEVSVSRTRLTIRKTSPRGDVREDNYNPFWARFDVQRHHEFGVTRMAVSGNGRATEIGSFLNPDDRETFAAEFGRALATARRG
- a CDS encoding 2,3-bisphosphoglycerate-dependent phosphoglycerate mutase — translated: MVRTLVLVRHGQSDWNLKNLFTGWRDPDLTEKGVEEAKAAGERLKAAGLVFDRAFTSNLSRAQRTLSLLQGTLGQAEIPTERSEALNERDYGDLSGLNKDDARAKWGEEQVHVWRRSYDVPPPGGESLKDTGARVWPYYIHTIQPQVLGGGNVIVAAHGNSLRALVMALEGLSPDEIVNAEIATGVPIVYKLNADSSVASKDVLDA
- the dapB gene encoding 4-hydroxy-tetrahydrodipicolinate reductase; protein product: MRLVVLGAAGRMGRNLVRIIEETPGVTLAAAIERKGSPVLGHDAGELAGLGEIGTIVTDALEPVLADTDGILDFTAPAYSIAVAELAAQHGLVHIIGTTGFSAQDDAAVAQAAASGARIVKSGNMSLGVNMLAALVERAAQALGADGFDIEIAEMHHRHKVDAPSGTALLLGEAAAAGRATALSDASVRVRDGHTGPRPTGAIGFATLRGGSVIGDHSVIFAGEGERIELVHRADDRAIYARGAVKAALWAGGQAPGLYSMRDVLSI
- a CDS encoding ABC transporter ATP-binding protein, with protein sequence MSRQKNLSLADGQERGEAYKLLRRILAENGRSHVRGYAIAIVCLILVALSTAFLAWIMRSVIDEIFVERNRALLLTLPLAVFAAFLIRGVASYIQGVILARIGNDIVARYQKRLFTHLTELSVDFFGETRSAQLAARISQNVTGVRDTLNLTVTSLARDLLTLVFLIGVMIWQDPVLSGIALLAGPPVAIMIGRLSRKLRRATRQSIDLNAQVVGSMQEAAQGIQVVKAFTMEEALRRRTDRLVEAAEERANRIAAITERSGPIMETIAGLAVAGVIGWSGYRAIVYGHSPGAMFAFITALLLAYDPARRLARLQVEMERALVNARMIYEILDLKPRKPDAPGAPDLKVSGGEIRFENVSFAYSAGEPVLRQVDFTAPAGRTTAIIGASGGGKSTILSLIERFYEPSSGRITIDGQDISGVSKRSLRAQVSYVPQQAVLFEGTIRDNLRYGRLDATDEEIEAAARMAQAEEFILAQPLGYDTPVGENGMTLSGGQRQRLSIARALVRGAPILILDEATSALDTQSETLVQRALTEIMREKTVLVVAHRLSTIVGADQILVVENGRVAESGTHSDLVARGGSLYAKFHSLQAAGEIGLSGRRE
- a CDS encoding glucokinase, which encodes MTPTLTSAEALRFPILLADIGGTNARFALLVDAYAEPKLFPVVKTADYPNIDHAIQAAVLDKTSVQPNSAVLAIAGPIDGDEIDLTNSPWIVRPKVLMRDLGFEEIVVMNDFEAQALAVSALPETGRKQIGGGVAREGASRAVLGPGTGLGVAGLVRARRMWIPVAGEGGHIDLGPRTARDLEIWPHLDRIEGRVSAEEVLSGRGLVNLYKAICTADGKERRHADPADVTEAAARGEAEALEAVRLFATCLGRVAGDLALIFMARGGVYIAGGIFQRIVPLIEPELVRAAFEDKAPHSALLRDMPLFAVTETMAALVGMAAYARNPRFFGLETSGRRWAA